The DNA sequence TGGGACGCGTATCTCAAAGCGCTCGCCGATATCGGCTACAAGGGATATCTCACCATAGAACGTGAGGTCGGCGCGAACCCCGTGGACGATATACGTGCTGCGGTGCAATTCCTCCGGGGCGCATAAGAGATACAGATCAATGATCAAGATAGTCTGAAGGAAATGAAGACCATGGATACAGTAAAGATCGGCATGATCGGATGCGGCGGAATCGGAAAGCATCACTCGAACTATCTCCGAAAGATCCCCGGTGCTGCTATAACCGCAGCAAGCGATGTAAGCGACACTCTTCTCGATGCGTACAAGAAAGAATACGGTGCAGCAGGCTATAAAGATTATAACGATATGCTCGCAAAGGAGACGCTCGATGCGGTGCTCATATGCTTGCCGACATTCCTCCATTTCGATGCGGTGAAAGCCGCCGCGGGAAAGAAGATAGCGATATTCTGCGAAAAGCCACTCACGAGGAATTTTTCCGACGCCGAAAAGATCCGCGATCTTGTCGCGAAAGAGAAACTTCTATTCCAGGTCGGTTTCGTGCGGCGCTTCGATAATTTCTGGGGAAAAGCAAAAGAGATAGTGGATAGCGGCGTGCTCGGTTCACCGGTGGTCTGGCGGCATACAGCGGTGGGCGCAGGACCGGCATCGCCGTGGTTCCTCGATAAGGAAAGGGGCGGGGGGCCCATCATCGACGGCATGATACACAACTTCGATTTTGCGAGCCTTATGTTCGGGAAGTCGGTGAAGGCCGTTTCGGGACTGACGAAATTCAAGCAGAGTACATCGCTCGATACCGGCTCGGTCTGGCTCGAATACGAACGCGGTGACGTGATGGCGAATTTCTGGTCATGGGGGCTTGCGGAGAAGGTATCGTCATTCGGGGGCATGGACATCATGGGCCCGAAGGGCGTGCTGCTCTTTTCCGGGAGTTTTGATGCGAAGGAATTCGAGGGGAAGTTCGATGCGGAGAAAGAAGCGATATTTGTTCTTCGCACAGCCGGCGGAAAGAACGAGATGATCACCTATAAAAAGAACGATATGTTCCACGATCAAATGGTGCATTTTACCGACTGTGTTCGCAACAACAAAGAGCCTTTCGTCACCGTTGCGAACAGCCTGCAGGGGCTTCACGATTCGCTCGCGGCATTGCAGGAATTATCACTTTAAAGATAATAGAAAGAAGACAAGGAGCAGAGCAGTGGTAAAAACAAAGGTAGCCATCATCGGATGCGGCGCCATCGGCAATACGCATGCGGACGCGTACAAGCAGGACCCGCGGGTGGAGATCGCGTATGCGGTCGATCTTATTCCCGAACGCGCGAAGTCATTCGTCGAGAAATACGGCGCGACAAAGGCGGCGACCGACGCAGCCGAAGCGTTCAATGATCCGTCGGTGACGGCGGTCAATGTGTGTCTCCCCAACGATCAGCATGCGCCGGTGACGATAGCCGCGCTTAAGGCGGGCAAACACGTCATGTGCGAAAAGCCCATAGCGATGGCCATTGAAGATGTGCTCGCCATGCAGGCGGAATCGAAGAAACAGAAGAAAGAGCTTATCATCGGCGTTGTCAATCGGTACAACAGCTATGTCAATCTCGTGAAGGATACGATAGCGTCCGGTGAACTCGGCACGGTGTATCACGTATCGTTCTCGTTCAAGAGCTTTCGCGGCATACCCGGTCTTGGCGGCTGGTTCACCACGAAGAAGCATGCAGGCGGCGGCGTCATGGCGGACTGGGGAATTCATTTCCTCGATCTCACGCTCTATGCATTAGGCCTTCCTGAGCCGACAAGCGTATCCGGCGTAGCACATTCGGAACTCGCACGCGATATGAAGGGTTATGCATTCGTGAACATGTGGGCGGGTCCGCCGAAGTTTGACGGCGTATACGATGTGGAAGAATTCGTCTCCGGCGTTGTGCGTACGAAAGGGCCGTCGATAGCATTCGAGGGCGCATGGGCGCACAATATCGATAAACCGGCAATGCACATCGATTTCCTCGGTACGAAAGCCGGCCTCAGGCTCGAATACCGCAAGGGCTTCACGATGTACGGCACGGAGAACGGGCATCTCTTCGAGAAGACACCGCACATAAAAGAAGAGAATGATTTTCACGCAGAGATGAAGGCCTTCATCGACAGCGCGGTGGACGGGAAACCCAACCGCGCACATATTGACAATGTCGTCGTATCGCAGAGAATAATCGATGCGTTCTATAAGTCAGCAGCACAAGGAAAGGAGATAGTATTATGAAGATCGGATTAAGTACTTACAGTGTATCCCGTGCAATAAAAGCGGGGGATCTTGATATCCTTTCGTCTCTTGACTGGATAAAGGAGAACGGCGGTGAGCATGCGGAGATCGCGCTCACGCTCCAGGAAACCCCTGATAAGGCGAAGGATATCGTTAAGAAAGCGAAGGATATCGGGCTGCCGCTCTCAAGCTACACCATCGGCGCGAATTTCATCCAGCCGGATGCGGCGAAGCTCAAAGCGGAGATCGCGCGTGTAAAAAAAGAGGTCGACATCGGCGGATCGCTCGGCGTGAAGCGCATGCGTCACGATGCGGCATCGCGCCCCATCCCCGACTGCAGCATCGCCAACTTCATGAAGGACCTGCCGGCTGTCGCCGATGCGGTGCGCGAAGTCGCCGATCATGCGAAGCAGTACGGGATAACAACGAGCGTTGAGAATCACGGGTTCTTCATGCAGAAAAGCGATCGTGTGCAGATGCTTATCAATGCTGTCGGGCGGGATAATTTCCGAACCACGGTCGACGTTGGGAATTTCCTCTGCGCCGATGAAGACCCCGCCGCCGCGCTCAAGAACAATCTGCCGCTTGCGTCGCATATCCATTTCAAGGATTTCTACGTGCGTCCGTTCCATGCCGATCCCGGCGAGGGCTGGTTCAAATCGCTCTCGGGGAATTTCCTCCGCGGGGCCATCGTCGGACACGGCGATGTCGATATACGCTCTATCGTGAAGCTCATCAAGGCATCAGGCTATGATGGATTCATCTCGGTGGAATTCGAAGGGATGGAAGAATGCCGCCAGGGATCGAAGATAGGCATGGCGAATCTGAAGCGGCTTTTCAGCGAGTAGCGCCCCCGGATCTCCGATAGACGGACGGCGGAACGCCTGTCCGTTCCTTGAACTGTCGGCTGAAGTAGTAGATATCGGCATATCCGAGCGCAAGGGCGATCTCTTCGATCGACTGGCTCGAGTAGAGAAGCATATCCTTTGCGCGCTCAGTGCGCACCCGCACGAGATAATCAACCGGCGTCGTACCGGTTATGCGCTTAAAGACGCGGATGAGATGGTCCGGCGTGCATCGGTACTCGCGTGCGAGACCGGCAATGTTCATCGCTTGTGAGGGTGACTCCTGCATACGCAGACACAGTTCATCGATGTTCTTTATCCATGGGTCATTGCCGCCGACCGGGCGCTTGTCCTGCCGGGCTATCTCAAGGAGTATCGACCGCATCCAGTGATCGGCATCGGCCTTGTTCCCATCGCGCAGATGCCGTATCGCTCGCTCGGCTAACTCGGAGATGAACGTGACATTCCCGACGCGGCGATGCTCCAATGGATGATCGATGAGCCGCGGCGAGCCGCCGGTACATTCAAAATGTATCCAGGGAACGACGAGTGTATGCTTCGGATCATGCGTCCCCTCGATATGCTCCCACATGTGCATGAGAAAGCAGGCCCCGCGGGAAAGCTCATACTCCGCCGTTTCGGTGCGAAGCTTCCCCTTCCCGTCGAGGATGAGCCAGAAAAGATAGCCGTCGAACAGCGGCACCGGATTTATCCAATGCCATGACGGAGAACAGTATGTTCTTTCCGCCCGTTTCACGCGCACCGGCATGGCAAATCGGCTCATGTCGATATTGTACAAATGATCGTCGTTTTTGTCCATTGTTCATCGGTCATTGTGATGCGACTATATCGATACATCACTGATGAATAGGGAGTTGGATATGACAACAACGACGATGACGACACATGAGCGTTTTGAACGGATGTACGCGCATCGGGAAGCCGATCGCGTTCCCTGGAAGGAATCGATATGGGATTCCACGATACGCCGCTGGCACCGGGAAGGACTCCCTGAACATACGAGCGTCATCGAGCATTTCGATCTTGACCTTGTCGCCGGCATCGGCCCTGACACCAGCCCGCGATTCGAAACACGCACTCTTGATGAGAACGATGAGTATAGAACGGTGACTACCGCGTGGGGTGCGACGATGCGGCAGTTCAAATTCGAGAACACCACCCCGGAATATCTCGACTTTCAGGTGAAAACCCCCGACGACTGGCGCGCGGCAAAAGCACGGATGACGCCGTCACGCGACCGCATCAACTGGAAACATTTGGAAGCAAACTATGGCGCGTGGCGAAAAAGCGGTGCGTGGATATCCGCGAGCGGATGGTTCGGTTTTGATATAACGCACTCGCATTTCATCGGCACGGAGCGATTGCTCATGGCGCTCGTTACCGATCCCGAGTGGGTCGTCGACATGTGGAATCATGAGCTTACGCTGAACATCGCCCTCCTCGATATGATCTGGGATGCGGGATATCGCTTCGACGAATTTACCTGGCCGGATGATATGGGCTACAAGCATCATCAGTTCTTCTCGCTCGATATGTACCGCGAATTACTGAAACCCGTGCACAAACGAGCTATCGACTGGGCCCATGCGAAAGGCGTGAAAACGCGGCTGCATTCCTGCGGTGATATACGCCCGTTCATTCCGGAACTGACCGGTATGGGTCTCGATGCGCTCAATCCTATCGAGGTAAAGGCAGGGATGGATCCCTTTGAGATAAAACGCACTGCCGGTGATGCGCTTGTGCTGCACGGAGGCATCAATGCCGAAGTGTGGCATGAAACGGCGACCGTAGAAAAACTTATCCGCGAACGCGTACCGGCGCTCATGAAGAACGGCGGCTACATCTTCGCATCGGATCACTCGGTGCCGTCCGCGGTCAGCTTCAATGATTTTACGCACATCGTGTCGGTGTTCAAAGAAGTGGGAACATACCGATAGTTGTTATTCGTGAATGATGCGGCCAACAACAGACGAAAGCATGGTTTGCCGAAGAACAAGGGGTTGCAACCCCTTGTTCTCTCAATCATTGCCTCGTGCGGTAAAGCAGAATATATCGCCTCATATAACAATACGATTGCAGAGGGGAGGGGGGCGGAGGGCGATCTAATTCGTGTCTAAATTCTTAAGACACTTTTCAGATGCTATGGCCTCATTTTTGGCGCAAGGTTCTGCATGAGCGTCCTGTTCTTCACCGCAGCAGCGAATGCATTCTTATAGCGTATCGGTATCGGCAGATAGAACCCTATCTGCGTGAAATTGCCGCGCATCGTCTCACAGCCGTGCGGGATGCCGATGCGTATCGCCACGCTCCCGTCCTTCACATGGTGGAACGCGAACGATCCGAGCATGCGCGCGCTGATGTCCATCTCGCAGCCGCCGTCGGCCATGGAGAATACCCCGTTGAGGTTCTTCGGCGTTTCGCCGGAGAGCGTTTTCTGAATGACGGGGTCCTCGATGAGCACGCCGTATATTTCCTCAGCGGTAAAAACATCGGTGAGGAGCATCTCATTGCTGCCCTCGGCAAGATCGACAGCGGCGAACGTGCTCCCCGATGACGGATGCGCACCGCCTTCGCCGTACCAGTCACAGCGGTAGCAGACGATGGTACCGGCGATGGAAAGCATCGTGTAGTTACGCGATGACCAGTATCCGTCGTTCTTCTTTTTGTCCTTCTCGTCGTTGTAGTCGCGGAATATCGTTACGGATTCTTTCATGCTGTTGACGGCGATCGCGGCGCCTTCCGACCAGTATATCTTCCATCCTTCCACGACCGCTTTGTTGGTGAGCGTATCAGCCCCGCTGACCGCCACCGAGACTTTCGGCGCACACGAGATGAGAACAACACAAGCGGAGATTGCAATGGAATATCGGATCTTCATGCGTATACTGTATCATAATGGATGCTCCATGGCAATATGCGTTTTCCCGGATCTTTGATATACTGCACGCATGCACGACATCTATGAAGGAACGCTCTTTCGCCCGCCCGCTGAAGCGGCATCGCTCATCGCACAGCTGACCATCGGCTGTCCCACGAACACGTGCCGGTTCTGCGCCATGTATGCCGGCAAGCAGTACCGTGTGCGTGATGAACATGCATTCGCACGCCATTGCGATGACCTTGTGCGCGCATATCCGCCCGATATCGCACGCGTTTTCCTTGCCGACGGCGATTCGCTCATGGTGCCGGTAAACCATATACTCTCGTCGATGAACGCTGTCCGTTTGCGTTTCCCATCGGCCAGACGATTCTCCTCATACTCCTCCGCCGTTTCGATAAAGACCAAGAGCGATGATGATCTCCGTGCGCTGAAAGCTGCCGGCATGCATACGCTCTATCTCGGCATCGAATCCGGTGAGGCGGCTACGCTTACGCGGATGCAGAAGCGATCATCTCCTGAAGATATTGTACTGCAGTCGAAACGGGCCCTCGCGGCGGGGTTGCGGCTCTCCGTTACCGTCATCGTCGGCCTCGGCGGCGTATCGCGCTCGCATGAGCATGCCGTGGAGAGTGCACGGATCGTCAATGCGATAGTGCCGACATATACCAATATGCTCGTGCTCATGCATCGCGGCACGGACCTCCTTTCCGAAGCAGACTTCGCCGAATATACGACCGACCACTACCGCCGGGAATTGTCCGAGTTCATCGCCCGAGTCGAATGCACGACGATATTCCGCGCGAACCACGCATCGAACTATCTCCCGCTTGAGGGCAGGCTTCCGCGCGACAGGGAACGCCTCGTTGCGCTGCTCGCGCACGGGTTGCAATAAATGGACGTCAGTATTACGATACAACGTCTCGCCGCAAGAACGACGGTGAGCCGATAGACAGGAGTACCGCGATGTTCACAAAAGCCCTCGCCTTCTTCAGGAAATATTTCGGCATAATCGCCATCGTCATCGCCTTCGCCGCCGCATCCATCGTCGTGTTCACGGCGAACAGCAGCGATGATGATGCGTCCCACACCGTCAATGCCGGCGACACGCTCATCTCCATCGCGAAGGAATATGGGATAACCGTGCAGCAGATCTGCGACGAGAACTATCCTGATATTTCCGAGAATCAGATGCTTACCCCCGGGGTGCGGATACGCATACCGCGCGGCGCACGAAGCGCCCGTACGATAACGGTGACCATAGCGCATTGGCAGCTTGAGCCCGGCGTCCGTGACGCGATAAAGTACTTCGGCGGTGAATACCGCAAGCTCCATCCGAATGTGCGTGTCGTACAGAACGCGGTCCCGGAAACGACCTATCCCCAATGGTTCACGACGCAGATGATAGGCGGTACGCCCCCGGACCTCATCGAGATAGGCAAGGTAGCGTATCCGCTTCTTGTCTCGTACTATATGCGTTATTTCACGCCGATGACGGAATACGCATCAAGCCCGAACCCGTACAACAGGAACAATGAATTCGCGAACGTACCCCTGCGCGAAACGGTGAAGGACGGCCTTACCCCGTGTTATATCCCCGAGGTGCAGGAATATATGAGCATAGCGCTTACACAGGTGCTCGTACGCATGTTCTACAACAAATCGCTCCTCAAGTCGCTTACCGGCAGAACGAAACCACCGGCCGATTGGCGGGAATTCCTCGCCGCCTGCGAAGAGATAAAAAAGAACAAATACGCCAACCGCACCGCGCAGGTGCAGCTGAAGCAGCTCATCGATCGCTGTACGCTGCTGGAGAAACGCCTCTCCGAACTCGATGCGAAGCCGTCGCAATCCGCCCGTGAAACGATCGTCCGCGAACTCGCCAAAGCGCGCGAAGATCGGAGTGCATTCGAGAAGGCACTCCCCACCTACGCGCCGATAGCCAACTCCTCGTTCCATATGGGTATGGCGGAATGGCTTCTCTTCGGGCCGGTAACGACGAAAGGCCGTTATGTCCTCGATTACAATCACGACTGCTTCACGAGCACCGTCGAGACCTTCATCGGGTTCAAGGGCAAAAGGATAGATCTCGATTTCCCCGCGTATCGTGCGAAGTTCAAGATGGTCGCAGCGTACGCGAGCAATTGCATGCCCGGTTTCGCCGGGCTCAACCGCGACGATGCCGTACTCAACTTCGTGCAGCAGCGCTCGCTTTTCATACCCACCGGCACGTGGGACGCGCGCATGCTCGAGGAACAGGCCAAGGACAATGGATTTGAGATCGGCGTCATGGACTTTCCCATACCGACGAAGGACGATCCGGAATACGGGAAGTTCATCGAAGGCCCCGGTTTCGAGGAGCCGATAACGGCGTTCGCCTTCGGCTGCCCCACGCCGGACAACGCCCCCGAGCGGCGCAAAGCGGCGATCGACTTTCTCCTCTTCCTTGCGGCGAAAGAGAACAACATCAAGCTCAATACCATCATCGGGTGGCTGCCGTACGTGAAAGGCGAGACGGGCACCGGCATACTTGAATATTTCAATCCGCATAAGGACGGCGTAACGGCGGGGTTAAGCCTTAATATCGGCGGGGAATCGCTCATAAAATGGCAGCAGATGTATTCGCTCTATTATGCGCTCGCCATACCGTTCGAGAAACTGCGCGCCGATTTCGAGCCGTTCTACATCGACCGCGGCTATCGCGATTATCTGCAGGTGACGAAGAACTGGCGGCGGAGCATGATAACCGATGAAAAGAACATATCCTCGCTCCGTGCAAAGATGTTCCTTGCCACCAACGAGAACTCACGCCGGGAATATGCGCAGAAATACCGTTATGTGATGATGCGCCCCGTGTCTCGCGAGATTGACGTGAGCTTTGAGCGCTCGCTCATGATGAAGGTCAATGAAGGTGCAAAGGATATCCCTGACGCATTCGGCTATCACCCCATCGCAAAGCAGCGGCTCGGTCTGTAATAGGACACCATATCGTTTTTCGAGTTTGTCCATATCGTTCCTGATAACGTCCATTTCCTTTTCCGTAATACAGCGTACTTTCTACCGGACCGATAATGGTCCGGAGGTAGATGATGTCGTCAGATATACGCGTCGCCGTCATAGGTCTCGCTACCAGCCATACGGTGGAATTCGCCAAACGAATTGCCGCGAACGATTGCCCGCCGGACCAGCGCGTAGGCGGCATGCGTATCACCTCCTGTCTCCGGTTCGATACGCCGTTCCAGAACAAGGACGGTCTTGACGGACGGCAGAAACAGCTCGAGTCATGGGGCATTCCGGTTACGACATCGTTCGATGAAGCGGTCAAGGACTGCGATGCCGTACTCCTCGAGATAAACGACGCCTCATATCATCGCGAATACTTCGAACGGTGCGCACCGCTCGGCAAACCGGTGTTCATCGACAAGCCGCTCGCCGACACCATAGAGAACGGGAAAGCGATGTATGATCTTGCGAAAAAGAAGGACGTTCGCTGCTTCACCGCATC is a window from the Spirochaetota bacterium genome containing:
- a CDS encoding helix-turn-helix transcriptional regulator produces the protein MDKNDDHLYNIDMSRFAMPVRVKRAERTYCSPSWHWINPVPLFDGYLFWLILDGKGKLRTETAEYELSRGACFLMHMWEHIEGTHDPKHTLVVPWIHFECTGGSPRLIDHPLEHRRVGNVTFISELAERAIRHLRDGNKADADHWMRSILLEIARQDKRPVGGNDPWIKNIDELCLRMQESPSQAMNIAGLAREYRCTPDHLIRVFKRITGTTPVDYLVRVRTERAKDMLLYSSQSIEEIALALGYADIYYFSRQFKERTGVPPSVYRRSGGATR
- a CDS encoding extracellular solute-binding protein — encoded protein: MFTKALAFFRKYFGIIAIVIAFAAASIVVFTANSSDDDASHTVNAGDTLISIAKEYGITVQQICDENYPDISENQMLTPGVRIRIPRGARSARTITVTIAHWQLEPGVRDAIKYFGGEYRKLHPNVRVVQNAVPETTYPQWFTTQMIGGTPPDLIEIGKVAYPLLVSYYMRYFTPMTEYASSPNPYNRNNEFANVPLRETVKDGLTPCYIPEVQEYMSIALTQVLVRMFYNKSLLKSLTGRTKPPADWREFLAACEEIKKNKYANRTAQVQLKQLIDRCTLLEKRLSELDAKPSQSARETIVRELAKAREDRSAFEKALPTYAPIANSSFHMGMAEWLLFGPVTTKGRYVLDYNHDCFTSTVETFIGFKGKRIDLDFPAYRAKFKMVAAYASNCMPGFAGLNRDDAVLNFVQQRSLFIPTGTWDARMLEEQAKDNGFEIGVMDFPIPTKDDPEYGKFIEGPGFEEPITAFAFGCPTPDNAPERRKAAIDFLLFLAAKENNIKLNTIIGWLPYVKGETGTGILEYFNPHKDGVTAGLSLNIGGESLIKWQQMYSLYYALAIPFEKLRADFEPFYIDRGYRDYLQVTKNWRRSMITDEKNISSLRAKMFLATNENSRREYAQKYRYVMMRPVSREIDVSFERSLMMKVNEGAKDIPDAFGYHPIAKQRLGL
- a CDS encoding radical SAM protein, whose protein sequence is MHDIYEGTLFRPPAEAASLIAQLTIGCPTNTCRFCAMYAGKQYRVRDEHAFARHCDDLVRAYPPDIARVFLADGDSLMVPVNHILSSMNAVRLRFPSARRFSSYSSAVSIKTKSDDDLRALKAAGMHTLYLGIESGEAATLTRMQKRSSPEDIVLQSKRALAAGLRLSVTVIVGLGGVSRSHEHAVESARIVNAIVPTYTNMLVLMHRGTDLLSEADFAEYTTDHYRRELSEFIARVECTTIFRANHASNYLPLEGRLPRDRERLVALLAHGLQ
- a CDS encoding sugar phosphate isomerase/epimerase family protein, with translation MKIGLSTYSVSRAIKAGDLDILSSLDWIKENGGEHAEIALTLQETPDKAKDIVKKAKDIGLPLSSYTIGANFIQPDAAKLKAEIARVKKEVDIGGSLGVKRMRHDAASRPIPDCSIANFMKDLPAVADAVREVADHAKQYGITTSVENHGFFMQKSDRVQMLINAVGRDNFRTTVDVGNFLCADEDPAAALKNNLPLASHIHFKDFYVRPFHADPGEGWFKSLSGNFLRGAIVGHGDVDIRSIVKLIKASGYDGFISVEFEGMEECRQGSKIGMANLKRLFSE
- a CDS encoding Gfo/Idh/MocA family oxidoreductase; translated protein: MVKTKVAIIGCGAIGNTHADAYKQDPRVEIAYAVDLIPERAKSFVEKYGATKAATDAAEAFNDPSVTAVNVCLPNDQHAPVTIAALKAGKHVMCEKPIAMAIEDVLAMQAESKKQKKELIIGVVNRYNSYVNLVKDTIASGELGTVYHVSFSFKSFRGIPGLGGWFTTKKHAGGGVMADWGIHFLDLTLYALGLPEPTSVSGVAHSELARDMKGYAFVNMWAGPPKFDGVYDVEEFVSGVVRTKGPSIAFEGAWAHNIDKPAMHIDFLGTKAGLRLEYRKGFTMYGTENGHLFEKTPHIKEENDFHAEMKAFIDSAVDGKPNRAHIDNVVVSQRIIDAFYKSAAQGKEIVL
- a CDS encoding uroporphyrinogen decarboxylase family protein — protein: MTTTTMTTHERFERMYAHREADRVPWKESIWDSTIRRWHREGLPEHTSVIEHFDLDLVAGIGPDTSPRFETRTLDENDEYRTVTTAWGATMRQFKFENTTPEYLDFQVKTPDDWRAAKARMTPSRDRINWKHLEANYGAWRKSGAWISASGWFGFDITHSHFIGTERLLMALVTDPEWVVDMWNHELTLNIALLDMIWDAGYRFDEFTWPDDMGYKHHQFFSLDMYRELLKPVHKRAIDWAHAKGVKTRLHSCGDIRPFIPELTGMGLDALNPIEVKAGMDPFEIKRTAGDALVLHGGINAEVWHETATVEKLIRERVPALMKNGGYIFASDHSVPSAVSFNDFTHIVSVFKEVGTYR
- a CDS encoding Gfo/Idh/MocA family oxidoreductase; translation: MDTVKIGMIGCGGIGKHHSNYLRKIPGAAITAASDVSDTLLDAYKKEYGAAGYKDYNDMLAKETLDAVLICLPTFLHFDAVKAAAGKKIAIFCEKPLTRNFSDAEKIRDLVAKEKLLFQVGFVRRFDNFWGKAKEIVDSGVLGSPVVWRHTAVGAGPASPWFLDKERGGGPIIDGMIHNFDFASLMFGKSVKAVSGLTKFKQSTSLDTGSVWLEYERGDVMANFWSWGLAEKVSSFGGMDIMGPKGVLLFSGSFDAKEFEGKFDAEKEAIFVLRTAGGKNEMITYKKNDMFHDQMVHFTDCVRNNKEPFVTVANSLQGLHDSLAALQELSL